GTCTAACAATTTCTCCTACGAATTTCACACCTTTTCCTTTGTATGGCTCAGGCTTTCTGAAAGAACGGATCTTTGCAGTAACCATTCCTAGAAGTTGCTTGTCGTGAGACGTTAAAGTAATAATTGGGTTTTTACCTTTTTCAGTCAATGTATCAACTTTTACTTCACTTGGAAGTTCTAATACGATACCGTGAGAGAATCCTAAAGCTAACTCAAGTTTTTGACCTGCGTGAGAAGCTCTGTATCCTACCCCTACTAGTTCTAGTTTCTTTTCGAAACCTTCATTTACACCTACGATCATGTTCGCGATTAACGCTCTGTACAAACCGTGAAGTGCTTTGTGTTGTTTAGAATCAGATGGTCTGTTTACGTTAAGTTCACCATCTTTTTGTTCTAAAGTAATTCCTGCTGTAAGCTCCTGAGAAAGTTCTCCTTTTGCTCCTTTTACAGTTACTACACCGTTGTTTTCAGTGATTGTAACTCCAGCTGGAATTGTTATAATTGCTTTACCAATTCTTGACATTTTCCTCTGATTAAAAATTAATAAACATAGCAGATTACTTCACCGCCTACTTTCTCTTCTCTAGCTTTCTTGTCAGTCATTACTCCTTTAGAAGTAGAGATGATAGAAATACCCAAACCGTTTAGTACTCTTGGAAGTTCAGTAGAACCTTTGTACTGTCTCAAACCTGGTCTAGAAGCTCTTTGGATAGACTTGATAGCTGGTTTGTTGGTTTGCTTATCGTACTTTAAAGCGATTTTGATCACTCCTTGAACAGCGTTATCTTCAAACTTGAAGTTTAAGATATACCCTTGATCAAATAGGATCTTAGTAATCTCCTTTTTGATTTTCGATGCAGGAATTTCCACCACTTTGTGGCCTGCGCTTTGTGCGTTCCTTACTCTTGTTAGGAAATCTGAAATTGGATCTGTTACCATTTTTCTTTTATAAATTATTGGTTAAAGAACAATCAGTATTGAAAAGACTTGAAGATTAAAATATCAGACGTCAGAAATCTTCGGTCTGATATTTTTATTCTTTAGTATCCTGACAACTTAATTGTCCCGATTTTTAATTAGTAATTATTACCAACTAGCTTTTCTTACACCTGGGATAAGACCGTTGTTTGCCATTTCTCTGAAAGTTACTCTGGAAATACCGAACGTTCTCATGTATCCTCTTGGTCTACCTGTTAGTTTACATCTGTTGTGTAATCTTACAGGAGAAGCATTTTTAGGCAATTTTTGAAGTCCTTCGTAATCACCTGCTTCTTTAAGAGCTTGTCTTTTAGCAGCGTATTTAGCAACTAGTGCTTCTCTTTTGCGCTCACGCGCTTTCATTGATTCTTTAGCCATTTCTTAGTTCTTTTTAAATGGTAAACCGAAGTGAGTTAATAATGCTTTAGCTTCTTTATCTGTTTTCGCAGTAGTAACGAAAGTGATGTCCATCCCCTGGATTTTTTTCACTTTGTCAATTACGATTTCAGGGAAGATAATTTGCTCAGTAATACCTAAGTTGTAGTTACCTCTACCATCGAAACCATCTGCTTTGATACCAGAGAAATCTCTGATACGTGGTAAAGCAGAAGAAGTAAGTCTGTCTAAGAACTCATACATTCTCTGAGCTCTCAAAGTTACTTTTGCACCTACAGGCATTCCTTTTCTAAGTTTGAATGCAGCTTCGTCTTTCTTAGAGATCGTACCTACTGCTTTCTGACCTGTGATGTTTGTAAGCTCTTCTACAGCATAATCAATAATTTTCTTATCTGCAGTAGCGTCTCCTAAACCTTGTGATACAACAATTTTCTCTAATCTAGGTACTTGCATAATTGACTTGTACCCGAATTCTTCCATCATTGCTGGAACAATTGTCTCTTTGTATATTTTTTTGGGTCTTGCTATAAATTCCATGTTAATTCAAATTATAAAGTTTCACCCGTTTTTTTGTTGATTCTTACTTTCTTATCTCCTTCGATTTTGTAACCGATTTTGATCGCTTTTCCGTCTTTACCAACTAAAGCTACGTTTGAGATATGAATAGAAGCTTCCTTTTCAGTAATTCCTCCTTGAGGATTAGAAGCTGAAGGCTTAACGTGTTTTTTAACGATGTTAAGTCCTGCAACGATTACTCTTGGGTCTCTCCCTTCTTTCTTGATCACTTCAATAACTTCACCAGTCTTACCTTTGATATCTTTCTTACCAGTAGTAATGATTACGTTATCTCCTCTTTTTATTTTTAACTTTGACATTTCTTTTAAAAATTTTAAAAATTAAAGTACTTCAGGAGCTAATGAAATGATTTTCATATATTCTTTGTCTCTCAACTCACGAGCAACCGGTCCGAAAACACGCGTTCCTCTCATTTCTCCTGCTGCGTTTAGTAATACACAAGCATTGTCGTCGAACTTGATGTATGAACCATCTTTTCTTCTTACTGCTTTTTTAGTTCTTACTACTACAGCTTTAGATACCTGACCTTTTTTAGCATTTCCTGATGGTGTAGAATCCTTGATAGTAACAACGATTTTATCACCAACTGAAGCATATCTTCTTCTGGTTCCTCCCAGAACTCTAATAACTAGTACTTCTTTAGCACCTGTGTTATCAGCAACTTTTAATCTTGATTCTGTTTGTAACATTATTACTTAGCTTTTTCAATGATTCTTACTAATCTCCATCTCTTGCTCTTGCTCAAAGGTCTAGTTTCTTGGATCAAAACTGTATCACCTTCTGTGCATTCGTTGTTCTCGTCGTGTGCAGTATATTTTTTCGTTTTCAAAACGAATTTACCGTACATCGGGTGCTTTACTCTTGTAGTTTCACTAACAACAATAGTTTTTTCCATTTTATTGCTGGAAACCACTCCGATTCTTTCTTTTCTTAAATTTCTATCCATTGTAAAATGAAATTATTGTTTGTTAGTTAACTCAGTGTTTAGTCTTGCGATTGTCTTTCTCAAATCTCTGATTTGAATCGGGTTTTCAATTGGGCTGATTGCATGAGCCAATTTCAATTTAGAATATTGAGCTTTTGCTTCAGTTAATTGAGCTTGAATATCACCCGCGCTTAAATTTTTAATATCAGCATTTTTCATTGTATTCAAAGATTATAGAGGTTTAACAAAATCGTTAGCAACGATGAATTTAGTAACTACTGGTAATTTTTGTGCAGCAAGTCTTAAAGCTTCCTTAGCGATATCGTAAGGTACTCCACCGATTTCGAACATAATTTTACCTGGTTTTACTACAGCTACCCAGTATTCAACAGCACCTTTACCTTTACCCATACGTACTTCCGCTGGTTTTTTAGTAATTGGCTTATCTGGGAAGATTTTGATCCATAGTTGACCTTCTCTCTTCATATATCTTGTAGCAGCAATACGAGCTGCTTCAATCTGTCTTGCAGTGATCCAAGCTCCTTCCGTTGCTTTGATCCCAAAAGTTCCGTAAGCAAGTTGACTACCTCTTTGGGCATTCCCCTTCATCTTCATCTTGTGAACTCTACGGAATTTGGTTCTTTTTGGTTGTAACATAATTTCTAAATTTTAGATTTTAGATTTTAGATTTTAGATTTTTTTTAATTTTAAAAAAGTAACGGTAATTTAAAATTCAAAATTTCTAATCTAAAATTTTAATTATTATTGTTATTGTTGTTGTTTTTTCTAGGTCTTCTGTTGTCTCTGTCACCTCCTCTGTTTCCTCTGTCTGACTGACCTCCTTTTTTCTGTTGTCCTACTAGTGGGGAAAGTTCTCTTTTACCGTAAACTTCACCTTTCATGATCCAAACTTTTACTCCTAGTCTACCGTAAGTAGTGTGAGCTTCTGCCCAGTGGTAATCAATATCAGCTCTGAAAGTTGACAATGGAATTCTTCCGTCTTTGAAAGATTCTGATCTTGCCATTTCAGCTCCGTTCAATCTACCAGAGATTTGAACTTTGATACCTTCAGCACCCATTCTCATAGTACTTGCCATTGCCATTTTAACAGCTCTTCTGTAAGAAATTCTGTTTTCAATTTGCTTAGAAATACTATCAGCAACTAGTACAGCATCTAATTCAGGTCTTTTGATTTCGAAAATGTTGATTTGAATATCCTTACCTGTAAGTTTCTTCAACTCTTCTTTCAATTTATCAACTTCCTGACCTCCTTTACCGATGATAAGTCCCGGTCTAGCAGTAGTAATTGTAACGGTTACTAATTTTAATGTTCTTTCAATATAAATTTTTGAAATACCACCTTTAGATAATCTAGCCTCAAGGTATCTTCTGATTTTGTAGTCTTCAGCGATTCTGTCTCCATAATCGTTTCCACCAAACCAGTTAGAATCCCAACCTCTGATGATACCTAATCTATTACCAATTGGATTTGTCTTCTGTCCCATACCTTGATTAATTTTCTTTTTTACCTAAGATTAATGTAATGTGGTTTGATCTTTTTCTGATTCTATACCCTCTACCTTGTGGAGCTGGTCTTAGTCTCTTCAATTGTCTTGCACTGTCTACAAAAATTTCTTTAACGATAAGATTAGCTTCTTCAATATCAGCACCTTCGTTTTTAGTTTGCCAGTTAGCCATTGCAGAAAGCAATACTTTCTCTAACTTGTTAGATGCGTCTTTTTTAGAATATTTTAGAATGTATAAAGCTTTATCTACTTGCTCTCCTCTAATGATATCAGCTACTAATCTCATTTTTCTTGGAGAAGATGGGCAATCATTGTGGATTGCTTTTACTACATCTTGGTTTGTCAATTTACGTGCTAGTGCACTTTCTCTTTTTCTTGATCCCATGATTATCTGCTTCCTTTGTTTTTGTTACCACCATGACCTCTGAAAGATCTTGTTGGAGAAAATTCGCCTAACTTGTGACCAACCATGTTTTCTGTAACATAAACAGGGATAAAAGATTTCCCGTTGTGTACTGCAATAGTTTGTCCTACGAAGTCCGGAGAGATCATTGACGCTCTAGACCAAGTTTTGATAACTGTCTTCTTACCAGACTCTATATTTGCCTGAACCTTCTTATCTAAAGTATGATGAATGAACGGTCCTTTCTTAAGTGATCTTGCCATAATTATTTTCTTTTAGATACGATGTAACGGTTAGACACTTTGTTTTTCTTTCTAGTTTTGTAACCTTTAGACGGCATACCGTTTCTAGATCTTGGGTGACCTCCTGAAGAACGTCCTTCACCACCTCCCATTGGGTGATCTACTGGGTTCATTACAACCGCTCTTGTTCTTGGTCTTCTACCTAACCATCTGCTTCTACCAGCCTTACCTGATACAGTTAATTGGTGATCTGAGTTGGAAACAGAGCCAATCATTGCCATACATTCAGTAAGGATCATTCTTGATTCTCCTGAAGGTAACTTGATGATTGCATATTTACCATCTCTAGAAGTTAATTGAGCTGAAGAACCAGCACTTCTTGCTAAAATAGCACCTTGTCCAGGCTTCATTTCAACACAAGAAATCACAGTACCCAATGGAATATTTTTCAATTTCATTGCGTTACCTACGTTTGGTTCAACGCTTTCTCCTGATACTACTTTCTGGTCAACTTTGATACCGTTTGGAGCGATGATATATCTCTTCTCTCCGTCTGCGTACTCTAATAAAGCGATAAATGCAGTTCTGTTTGGATCGTATTCTACAGATTTTACAGTGGCTTCAACGTTTGCTTTGTTTCTTTTGAAGTCAATAATTCTGTATTTCTTTTTGTGTCCACCTCCGGTGTAACGCATGGTCATTTTACCTGTTTGGTTACGTCCACCTGACTTTTTAATACCAACTGTTAGAGATTTCTCTGGTTTGTTGGTAGTAATTTCCTCAAAATTGTTTACAATTCTGAATCTCTGTCCCGGGGTGATAGGTTTTAATTTTCTAACAGACATTACTATTATTTATAATTAATAATTAATTTACAGCAAAAATATCGATAACCTCACCTTCAGCAAGTTTGATTACCGCTTTTTTCAATTTATTTGTCTTTCCTACTTGAAGACCTTTTTTAGTGTATTTTGAAGAAACCTTCGGAGCATAAATCATTGTGTTAACGTCTGCTACTTTTACACCGTAAGCTGCTTCAACAGCTTTTTTAATCTGGATTTTATTCGCCTTAGGATCTACTAAGAAAGAATAAGAACCTCTTAAATCTGTAAGGTAATTAGCCTTTTCTGAAATAACTGGTTTAATAATAATAGACATGACTTATTTCTTTAAATTTTCCTGGAATTTTTCAACTGCACCTTCGAAGAAAATAATCTCACCTGCGTTTACTAAATCGTAAGAACTGATCTCGTTGAAGTTCATTACTTTAGCTTTAGGTAAGTTTCTTGAAGATAAATACACATTCTTGTTAGCTTCAGGAAGAACGAATAAAGATTTTTTACCGTTAAGTTCCAATGCATTTAATACATTGATGAAATCTTTAGTCTTAGGAGCACCAAAGCTCAAATCTTCTAAAACTTTAATGCTGTTGTCTCTCATTTTCTGAGATAAAACAGATTTCTTAGCTAATCTCTTAAGAGCTTTGTTCAATTTGAATCTGTAGTCTCTTGGTTTTGGTCCGAATACTCTACCTCCACCTCTGAAAGTTGGAGATTTGATATCACCATATCTAGCAGATCCTGATCCTTTTTGCTTCTTAAGCTTTTTAGTAGAAGCAGTAATTTCGCTTCTTTCTTTTGCTTTATGAGTCCCTTGTCTTTGTGCAGCAAGGTACTGTTTAACTTCTAAGTAAACCGCGTGCTGATTTGGCTCAATTCCGAATACTGTTTCGTCTAGAGTTACTTTTCTTCCGGTCTCTTTTCCTGATGTATTTAATACTACTAGTTCCATTTTCTGATAATTACATAAGAATTTTTAGCTCCCGGAACAGCACCTTTTACTACTAAAAGATTTTGTTCTTGATCAACTTTTAACACTTGAAGGTTTTGAACAGTTACCTGCTCACCTCCCATTCTTCCAGCCATTCTCATCCCTTTGAATACTCTTGAAGGGTCTGAACCAGCACCGATAGAACCTGGAGCTCTAAGTCTGTTGTGCTGACCATGAGTTGCCTGCATTACACCTCCAAATCCGTGTCTTTTAACAACAC
The nucleotide sequence above comes from Chryseobacterium sp. 7. Encoded proteins:
- the rpsH gene encoding 30S ribosomal protein S8, translated to MVTDPISDFLTRVRNAQSAGHKVVEIPASKIKKEITKILFDQGYILNFKFEDNAVQGVIKIALKYDKQTNKPAIKSIQRASRPGLRQYKGSTELPRVLNGLGISIISTSKGVMTDKKAREEKVGGEVICYVY
- the rplD gene encoding 50S ribosomal protein L4; the encoded protein is MELVVLNTSGKETGRKVTLDETVFGIEPNQHAVYLEVKQYLAAQRQGTHKAKERSEITASTKKLKKQKGSGSARYGDIKSPTFRGGGRVFGPKPRDYRFKLNKALKRLAKKSVLSQKMRDNSIKVLEDLSFGAPKTKDFINVLNALELNGKKSLFVLPEANKNVYLSSRNLPKAKVMNFNEISSYDLVNAGEIIFFEGAVEKFQENLKK
- the rplN gene encoding 50S ribosomal protein L14; translated protein: MLQTESRLKVADNTGAKEVLVIRVLGGTRRRYASVGDKIVVTIKDSTPSGNAKKGQVSKAVVVRTKKAVRRKDGSYIKFDDNACVLLNAAGEMRGTRVFGPVARELRDKEYMKIISLAPEVL
- the rplF gene encoding 50S ribosomal protein L6, whose amino-acid sequence is MSRIGKAIITIPAGVTITENNGVVTVKGAKGELSQELTAGITLEQKDGELNVNRPSDSKQHKALHGLYRALIANMIVGVNEGFEKKLELVGVGYRASHAGQKLELALGFSHGIVLELPSEVKVDTLTEKGKNPIITLTSHDKQLLGMVTAKIRSFRKPEPYKGKGVKFVGEIVRRKAGKSA
- the rpsC gene encoding 30S ribosomal protein S3; the encoded protein is MGQKTNPIGNRLGIIRGWDSNWFGGNDYGDRIAEDYKIRRYLEARLSKGGISKIYIERTLKLVTVTITTARPGLIIGKGGQEVDKLKEELKKLTGKDIQINIFEIKRPELDAVLVADSISKQIENRISYRRAVKMAMASTMRMGAEGIKVQISGRLNGAEMARSESFKDGRIPLSTFRADIDYHWAEAHTTYGRLGVKVWIMKGEVYGKRELSPLVGQQKKGGQSDRGNRGGDRDNRRPRKNNNNNNNN
- the rplE gene encoding 50S ribosomal protein L5 → MEFIARPKKIYKETIVPAMMEEFGYKSIMQVPRLEKIVVSQGLGDATADKKIIDYAVEELTNITGQKAVGTISKKDEAAFKLRKGMPVGAKVTLRAQRMYEFLDRLTSSALPRIRDFSGIKADGFDGRGNYNLGITEQIIFPEIVIDKVKKIQGMDITFVTTAKTDKEAKALLTHFGLPFKKN
- the rplW gene encoding 50S ribosomal protein L23; its protein translation is MSIIIKPVISEKANYLTDLRGSYSFLVDPKANKIQIKKAVEAAYGVKVADVNTMIYAPKVSSKYTKKGLQVGKTNKLKKAVIKLAEGEVIDIFAVN
- the rpsN gene encoding 30S ribosomal protein S14, which produces MAKESMKARERKREALVAKYAAKRQALKEAGDYEGLQKLPKNASPVRLHNRCKLTGRPRGYMRTFGISRVTFREMANNGLIPGVRKASW
- the rplV gene encoding 50S ribosomal protein L22, producing the protein MGSRKRESALARKLTNQDVVKAIHNDCPSSPRKMRLVADIIRGEQVDKALYILKYSKKDASNKLEKVLLSAMANWQTKNEGADIEEANLIVKEIFVDSARQLKRLRPAPQGRGYRIRKRSNHITLILGKKEN
- the rplB gene encoding 50S ribosomal protein L2, which translates into the protein MSVRKLKPITPGQRFRIVNNFEEITTNKPEKSLTVGIKKSGGRNQTGKMTMRYTGGGHKKKYRIIDFKRNKANVEATVKSVEYDPNRTAFIALLEYADGEKRYIIAPNGIKVDQKVVSGESVEPNVGNAMKLKNIPLGTVISCVEMKPGQGAILARSAGSSAQLTSRDGKYAIIKLPSGESRMILTECMAMIGSVSNSDHQLTVSGKAGRSRWLGRRPRTRAVVMNPVDHPMGGGEGRSSGGHPRSRNGMPSKGYKTRKKNKVSNRYIVSKRK
- the rplP gene encoding 50S ribosomal protein L16, producing MLQPKRTKFRRVHKMKMKGNAQRGSQLAYGTFGIKATEGAWITARQIEAARIAATRYMKREGQLWIKIFPDKPITKKPAEVRMGKGKGAVEYWVAVVKPGKIMFEIGGVPYDIAKEALRLAAQKLPVVTKFIVANDFVKPL
- the rpsQ gene encoding 30S ribosomal protein S17, coding for MDRNLRKERIGVVSSNKMEKTIVVSETTRVKHPMYGKFVLKTKKYTAHDENNECTEGDTVLIQETRPLSKSKRWRLVRIIEKAK
- the rplX gene encoding 50S ribosomal protein L24, whose protein sequence is MSKLKIKRGDNVIITTGKKDIKGKTGEVIEVIKKEGRDPRVIVAGLNIVKKHVKPSASNPQGGITEKEASIHISNVALVGKDGKAIKIGYKIEGDKKVRINKKTGETL
- the rpmC gene encoding 50S ribosomal protein L29 — its product is MKNADIKNLSAGDIQAQLTEAKAQYSKLKLAHAISPIENPIQIRDLRKTIARLNTELTNKQ
- the rpsS gene encoding 30S ribosomal protein S19, producing the protein MARSLKKGPFIHHTLDKKVQANIESGKKTVIKTWSRASMISPDFVGQTIAVHNGKSFIPVYVTENMVGHKLGEFSPTRSFRGHGGNKNKGSR